Proteins from a genomic interval of Arachis hypogaea cultivar Tifrunner chromosome 10, arahy.Tifrunner.gnm2.J5K5, whole genome shotgun sequence:
- the LOC112716290 gene encoding PHD finger-containing protein 6, with translation MSLLASSTIQPCDICGDVGFWEVILNCTKCVAREHCYCMKTILSSIPEQWTCDSCQPKRETPSRCKGNRNLEWQARKRQRPTGKVKFLPTDEAMKLSTGSPPSKLIPAKSNLLVTRKTSVKSKNLISRSPSLPPNSNHSNSPIALEKPPRNDGVSKKPVTYQHASHLISKGGTLSAVTEQHNIEKNDDQSIQENMNLFKFLPSSIAAWRGSFVASGNHYDGFEAHPPSTVNRKAYKFSKRMPQTLQLESLPRLDVLTDVFQNNCPDLQDIALYFFPSNENERFRKDFISMIEFMNAKESMLRSSIQGVELLVFTSNLLNTHSRGTIATAAVHVGCFLWGVFRRSKIGKATETLSNMDPLDMDVDMIGGKDIAEKIDRVVKVDRPLVRISLSSSRKEEMKAIASSNIFLQGRPPSCTKPRMKTKKLSSIPLPQNSIKKEPYPLNDPDEPPPGFEAGKVTCKSEAGGGRSKFNGT, from the exons ATGTCGCTGCTTGCTTCTTCGACG ATTCAACCTTGTGATATATGTGGTGATGTTGGTTTTTGGGAAGTAATTCTCAATTGCACGAAATGTGTAGCTCGTGAACACTG TTATTGCATGAAAACTATACTCAGCAGCATTCCTGAACAGTGGACCTGTGATTCTTGCCAACCCAAAAGGGAGACACCTTCACGATGTAAAGGGAATCGCAATCTGGAATGGCAAGCTCGTAAAAGGCAAAGACCAACAGGGAAGGTGAAGTTCCTTCCAACAGATGAAGCCATGAAGCTTTCTACTGGAAGTCCTCCCTCTAAACTTATTCCAGCAAAATCTAATTTGTTGGTGACTCGGAAGACTTCTGTTAaatcaaaaaatttaatttcaaggaGTCCATCCCTGCCACCAAATTCAAATCATAGCAATTCTCCTATTGCACTTGAGAAGCCTCCAAGAAATGATGGAGTATCCAAGAAGCCAGTGACTTATCAACACGCTTCTCACTTAATATCAAAAG GTGGTACCCTTTCTGCTGTAACTGAACAACACAATATTGAAAAGAATGATGACCAGAGCATTCAGGAAAATatgaatcttttcaaatttttaccCTCTTCAATTGCTGCCTGGAG GGGTAGTTTTGTTGCATCTGGCAATCACTATGATGGGTTTGAGGCACATCCTCCATCTACCGTTAATAGGAAGGCATATAAATTTTCAAAGAGAATGCCTCAAACCCTTCAATTGGAGTCACTGCCTAGGTTGGATGTCTTGACTGATGTTTTCCAGAACAATTGCCCTGATCTTCAAGATATTGCATTGTACTTCTTTCCATCAAATGAAAATGAGAG GTTCAGAAAGGACTTCATTAGCATGATTGAGTTTATGAATGCTAAAGAATCAATGTTGAGAAGTTCTATTCAAGGAGTGGAGTTGTTGGTGTTCACCTCAAATCTCCTTAATACGCACTCAAGGG GTACCATTGCAACAGCAGCAGTACATGTAGGATGCTTCCTGTGGGGAGTCTTTCGCCGGAGTAAAATTGGTAAAGCTACTGAAACACTATCTAACATGGACCCTCTTGATATGGATGTGGACATGATTGGAGGAAAGGACATAGCTGAGAAAATCGATCGTGTAGTAAAAGTTGATAGACCTCTGGTTAGAATTTCTCTTAGCTCTTCCAGGAAGGAAGAAATGAAGGCCATTGCATCAAGCAACATATTTCTTCAGGGTAGACCACCTTCATGTACAAAGCCTAGGATGAAAACCAAAAAGCTCTCGTCAATTCCATTGCCACAGAATTCCATCAAGAAAGAACCTTATCCTCTGAATGACCCGGATGAACCACCGCCAGGCTTTGAAGCTGGAAAAGTTACATGTAAATCTGAGGCTGGGGGAGGAAGATCAAAATTTAACGGTACATGA